GCCGGCGCCGGGGTCGGCGGCGAGCGGTTCGCTCCTCGCGAAGAGCAACTCCTTTTTATTGAGTGCCCTTTCGCGAATTACCCATCCCGTTTTTGTTCGATAAATTCCATCCTCATTGACCAGCTCTATGGCTGCAATAGCGTGGTGGTCACCCAGGGGCTTGCCCAGTAAAAGAGATTCATTGCTGCCTCTGAAAATCTTTTCATACCCTGAGAGCACATCAAATATAAACGTTGTCGCATCAGGGTATCCAGCGCCCAATATCTGCGCTCCGTGCCCCTCTTCCGCGTGTCTTACGGCCCCGACGTTGGCGCGTATCTCCCCGGCGGCGATCCCTGCGGCCTTCGCCACGTCTTCATCGATTCGCCCCAGTTCCGTCGAGCCGTCCGCCGTAAGCAGCAGCTCGCTGTCTTCCGCCTCGTCGATGGATCGCCCCGACTCCGGGGTCAGGGACACCGGCTCGATGGAGACCTCGGGGGCGATATCCGCCTCCGCCGAGAGCGTCCCCTCCAAGGCCCGGAGCCCGTCCGCTATCTCCTTCTGCTCCCGGTACGTCGCCTCAAGGTCGGCCTTGACCTGGGCATTCCCCTTATCCTTGTCGTACTCCTGCTGGATTGCTTTTTGCTGACCAACCAGATACCGCGCCCGGTCCTTCAGGTACGACCGTGCACCCTCGACGCCCAGGCGATCCACCAGGGCATTCAGCGTGTCGGGGTTGACCTCCAGCAGCGGGGCGGGCTTTTTCAGCTTGCCGCCCTCGATGCCCTCCAGAAACGCGACAAGTCCGTTCTCGTCCATCCCCAGAGCCTCGGCCAGCACGTCCAGAGGCAGGCCGCGTCCCTCGGACAGCGCCTTCTTGGAGGTAAAGTAGAAGTTGCCCAGCCTTTTCCGGAGCTCCCCGGCGGCCTCGTCCCCCATCAGGAAGGCAAGCCGCTCGAAGTTCAAGCCGCCCTCCTCCCGGATATGGTCCAGCGTCTTACGGACCTCGGCACGGGCGGCGCGTCCGATCTCGTAGGACTCCAGCTCGCGCAGCCAGCCGTCTACGTCCTCCGCCGCACCCTCGGGGATCTCGAGGGACGCCCATTCCTCTCCGCCCTCGATGGATATGCGTTCCTGAGCCTCCCGCTCCCGCATCTCCGCCTCGTATCGCTGGATTTCCTCCTTGAGTGCGGCCTCCTCGACGGCCAGCTCCCGGACGGTGGTCTCCGCGTCGATCTCCTCCGGCATGGCCAGCAGGCGGTCGTAGACGCCCCGCATCTCGTCGGAGAGCTCGATGCCCAGGGCCTGCACCACGTCGTGATAGACCTCGATCATCCAGGCCCTCAGACGACGGAACACGCCCCGGAGCTCCTTGCTCGGGGCCTTGCCCTCGGAGATGTAGACCTCGAAGCCCCTGGCGAAGAACTCATGCACCCTCGTCCTGGCGCCGTTGGTGTTCGCATCAAACTCCTCGCGGGTCACGCCCGCCTCCCGCAGGATGGTGTTCACGTCCTCGATGAGCTGCGGGTCCACGCCGTCGCGGCCGCTCAGTTCGTAGATCACCCGGAACATATGGTGCGCCAGCTCGTGGAAACTGGTGCTCCGATTCGCGTTCTTGAAGAACTCGATCAGGCTCACGCCGTTGGGCTGGACCGTCAGCCGGGCGTTGATGTCCAAGGGGTGCGCAGATACACCACGGGGGGCCGTCCCCATCCGGGAAGTGCCCCCCGCTCTTTCATCGCCTAGCCCTGCTGCTGTGCCGCCTGCTGCGCCCGCTTGGCTGCTTTCTCCTTCTCCAGGCGCATGAACGTCTGATAAGCCACGTCCTCGCCCCTCTCGTAAATCTCCTCGGTCATGGGATATATCTTCCGTTCCTTCGACTTGCCTTCCGGGGAAGACTGTGGTGTCGATTCTGCTGTAGCCATCCGCTATACCCTCCTTCTTGATTCGTTCAAAGACTTCACGCGGTTTGTTGCCGTACTTGAAAGACGTTGCTTCGAGGTCCACAAAGCGCCCCGTCTCCGCAAAACGCCTCAGGTTGCGCCCCGTCGCCACATTGGGGTTGATGTCCGCCATGTGGACGTAGACCTTGTAGCCCTTCTGACGGAGTCCGTCTATATACAACCGTTTTAACTTAGTGTAGTCGCTTCCCACTATGGGGACTACAATATTCTTCCCTTCGTCTGTAACGTCGGATAGTACGGTTGTAACAACCTGCTTACTCTCCTCATGCACATACCCAGCGCCGAAGCCGTCATCAAACTCAGGGATGAGTTTCTTGGCTTCGTCGCTGTCGATAAGCATGGACTTGTACTTGCTGGAGATGGGGTCTACCAGGGCGGAGGATTTGCCGCTGGCGGGAAGCCCAATGATGATATCGGCCCTGCGGTCGTTTTTGACCTCCCCATTATAGACGGTCCGTTTCTGCCCGTCAACGACCTCCGTCACCGCTGAGCCGTAGCTCATGAGCTCGTCATAGACCTGCTTTCGGATGGCCTCGCGGCCCGGCATGCCCAGCGTCGAGCCCGTGGCCGTCCTGCCCCTCGCATCCTGAATCTCGGGGATGGCGTTGTACTCTTCCGCGGCGATGGGCTCTCCAGCCTCCAGCTTCTCCAGCGCCGCCATGTACTCCGCAGATACGGACTTGCCCGTCAGCTTGAAGACGAGAGGGGGCTCGGTGGCTTCGGGGTTAGGCTGCTTTGCTTTTTCCTCGTCCTTTTCGATGCTGGACAAGACATCCTCTAAAATCTCTGATATATCCTCGGTATCCCCTTGGTTTTTGATCTCTGCGGCGGCTACGAAGTTCCTGATAACGTCTTGTTTGCTTTTGCCCTTTGGCTCAAACCCAGCGAGGGAAATCAGATTATCAAGGTCTGTTTTCTTAAGCTCCAATTCTTCAAGGTAGTGGATAGCCTCATTTTCGTCATAGAAGTTATGCAGTCTCTCCTTCCACCCATTCAGCTCTCGTAACAACATTTCAACATACTCATCTTCCTTCGCGATGCGTAGGAGGTAAAGATGTTGTTTGTTCATTGGGCGATCTTTTGATGGAGCTCGGCGACGGCGTTTCAATTCTTCATTTTGATATTGAAGCACCCCTTCATCTCCTGGGTACTTCTTTTTTATAAATTCCTCCGTCACACGGTTTTTAATCTTGTATAACTTACCAACCATCTCATCCACTGTAGCTCCATCAGGAGCAGTCGCACCAAGATATTCAAGAATTGCCCTTACCTTTTCTGGGGCGGGCGCGAAGGGGATGGGCAAATCTTCATCTCTTACGAGAGACCTTTTAACTCCGCGCAAGATGATTTCATCGATGGGTTTTTGCGTCCGCTTCTTCTCGGCCTCTTTTTCGGCTCGCTCTTCTTCTTTCCTCCTTGCGATCTTAGCCTCTCTTTCAGCTCTTTTTGCTTTTCTTGTATCTTCCCAAGTTTGTGCGTCTTCATCCCCAAATGCCTTAGGGCCATGAGCTATAAATCTGGATAATTCTTTTTTGTCCAACTGGGCTTCACGCTCTATATCTTCTGTTTCTGATAAGAGTGTATTAGCTCGTTCTTCGTTGGTTAGTGACAACCTTTTTGCGACATTGCGAGCCTGAACCTCTCCCCATGAACTCATATACGCATCTGCGTTTGTAAATTCATCTTCAAGGCGTTTACGCTCGAGTTGCTTGTGATGCCTATATTTAGACCAAGCCTCTTGTGCGTTTTCCGGTAGTCTGCTCTCCAAGGTCTCGATGTCTTCGCCGTTTACCAAAGCAGTGTCAAGCCGCAATAACATCTCCTTGATATCATGGGGGACAGACTTTAATATATCGCGTGCAGCTCTGTAATGCCTATAGCTGAAGTATTCTCCAAGTGTCCTGACTGCTGATGGAGAAAACTCTTTGGGATTAGTTCCCCCACTGAACCCCTCGTGATATTGGATCATATGCTGTATTTCATGGACAAGGACTTTTGCAAGCGCCTCAACATCTTTCACATAGTTAAAGTTGAGACGTATTTTCTTCGTGCTTTCATGGACACCGCCTCGCTGATCCGAGTCCATGTTGGTCTCAAAAGTCACCATGAAGTCGCGCAGAAAGGGGTAGGCTATATATAAATAAGGGCTTTCAAAAATCTCGGGAAGAAAAAACGCCTTTCCCTCTCGTTTTTTAGGGTTGTACAGCCCCTTAGGGATCGCCCCATCCAGGGTTTCGTAGCCCCACTTCCCGTCTGCGCCGCGCTCCCAGCCCGTAGCCAGACGAATCGTCCTGGCATCCTTCCCGGCCTGCTCCATCTCGCGGGCGATGCTCAGGTTGTCAAGGCGGGTCGTCCCTTCTTCAGCAGCGTCCAGGTTTTCTGCCCCGCGCCTGCCGACGATCTGGTAGTACGTCTCCGGGCGCTGATCGCCCTCTACCTTTATCCCGGCCTCCTCCGCCTTTGCCCACAGCGCCTTCTGCCGTGCCTCGTCCTCATCTATGAGGGCGTCGAGCTCCTTGTGCATCCGCTTCAGGACGGTACGAGCCTCCTTGAGGATACCGGCCTTCTCTTTGCGAAGGGGCCCTTGCTCATCCTTGTCGTCCTCGAGCGCCAGGTTCTTCTCAACCTCTGCCAGATCGAGGAACAGCTCCTCCAGCTCCGAGACCCCACGCCAGCGGGTCGGGAACTCCATTGTTTCTCCGGGGTCGCTCCCCGCCTTATAGAATGCATAGTCCTCCGGCCCTCGTCCCAGAAACGGCTCGTAGTACTTCGTGATCGCCACAAAGCGCTCCATGAATGCCCGCAGCTCAGGGCTCCATTCGGGCGCCGGGGTCGCCTCTGCCTCGTCCATGTGGCCGTAGAGCTCCGCAAGGCTGTTGACCCCGAACAGCCTCATATGCTGCAGGCACTCTTCTGCGTCGTTCTTCATAGAGGTGAGGTGACCGTCATACCAATTTTCGAGCCTGCTGTATATCTCGCGTTCTTTCTCCGCGTCACGGGCTTCTTCATCGTACAGCCGGTCAAGGTGTGCCTCGATTTTTTCGTATTCGTCCCCGCCCAGGGGTGTTTCATCCAAAAGTGCGCGATACTTTATGGCTTCTTCCCTGCGCGGCCCCTCCGGCCACGTCATGTGGTCGTTCTCGTCATAGCCCACGCGGTTTGAGCGTTCGAGCCCCATGCAGTCCAGCACCTCACGGGTCAGGAAATGCCCCACTCCATCGTCGGGGAACCCATCAATGGTGAGCCCCCCATTGATGGCGGCGATGGCCCCCTCCAGGTCCTCGCGCGTCTGGTACGCCAGGTTGTTCCCCCACACCCTGCGCAGCAGAGCGCCGGGGTCTTCGCGCGGCCCCTGCTGCCCAGAGACGCTCTGGCGCGCTGAGGTCTGCGAAACGGGAGTAAACGTTTCCGTTCTGCCGTTGACCTCCCGCTCCAGCATGTGCATCACGTTCTCGTCCCAGATGACGAAGTTATCCCCCTTGCCGCCATCGTCGAGGTAGCGTAATCCGGGGATCCCCAGGCTGTTCAGGAACATCGACACCTCGCGGGAGTTCGCTTCGACGGGGCCGTTCAACCCGCCCTCGACGCTTATCCTTCCCTCGTTGAGGGCGTCGGCGATCTTCTCCTGAATCTGTGCGCCGCTGAACACGTCGTATATCTTGATGCCACGTTCACCGTCGCTTTGCTTGTACTCGTCCGCATAGGGCTGCAAGGCGTCCTTGACCTTCTGCGGTTGTTCGGAGAACCTTTTGTCGTAGGACAGCAGCACGTCGTTCTCGGGGATGTCGAACTTCGCAACCTGAACGTTCTCGCCGAACCCTCCGGCAAGACGGACATAGAGCTCTGCGACTTCGCGGGCTGAGGAGAGGTACGCGCCCCACCCGTAGCTTGCTGTCCCGTTCCCGCTCCCCACCTTGCTCATGTCGAACTTGTCATAGAGGGCCGGGCTCCCGTTGTAGGCGGACTGATCGTACTTCTCCCCGACGTACGGCTTCCCCCCCGCATCCTTGACACCGCGGAGCATATCGGCTATAGTGAGCTTAAAAGGAGCCCCCGGACTGGGCACCACTTCCTTCGCGAGGAGGCCGTGGCTAACCGCCGGGGACTCCTTTTGTCCTTCCAGAACGACATCGTAGAGCTCGACATCCGTCGGTTTCAGACTGTCGCTGCCCTTAAGCTCCTCCGCGACGACCCTCACAGTTTGGATCCCCGCGTTCGTCCGCACGGGAACATAGAGCCTGTGAAAGTTCAGCACGTTCGTCTTTGCCGGATCATTGTTCGGCGTGCTTTCGATGAGCACGGCATTCTGCACAAGTTCGTCCAGCCCGCTTGCGATGTTGCTGCGCAGTGCTCTAGCTTCTCTATTCGCAGGCATTCTGCTGGAGTAAGCGACGTGTTTCAGCTTCTTCCCCTTGGGCAGGGTAGCGAAGACCTCCGCGTCACGGCTAATCCACGCCTCGTCCTTGAGCGCCATGTCCTTGAGCCGCGCCAGCAGCTCCTTGGGGGTGCTAGTCCCCTCCATGCCGCTCAGGTCCAGTATGGGCACTTTTTGCTCCAAGTTAACCTCGGGGTTAACCGGCTGCCCAAAGCTCTCGCCCTGAGTCTCCTCTGTCCCCCGGCGCAGCTTCATCTTTGCCAGCTCGGACGGGGCGATGTTGTACCGCTTGGAGGTCACGCCGATGAAGCTCCCGGCCATCTTGCTCCACTGTCGCGCCTCGGCCTTGTCCAGCCCCGCACCCAGCGCCTCCTGCTCCAGCTCTTTGGTAATCCCATCGACCTCCGCCGTGCGCCAGGCGGGCCTTTCGGCCTTCTTCTTCAGCGTCTCTCCGACCTCGCGGGTCGTCATCCCCTTCGAGCCGCGCCGCACATCGTTCTTGACGGCCTCGGCCAGCTCCGGTGCAACGTCCTCCAATGCCTCGTACTGCTCGGCGGTCAACCGGACCTCGCTCGTCCCCTCGACGGGCTCTACGACGATGCCCAAGTCCTCCAGCAGGCCGGGGTTCTCCTGGTTGTAGCTCTCTATCGCCTGCGCCGGGAGGTAGACGTTCGTGTCCTCCTCGGCGCCATTCTCCCCTAGACCATCGACCGCCTGCCCCTGAACCTGAGTCTGCCCCTGAGCCTGGCTCTCCTCCTCCTGAGTCTGCGCCTCCAGCTTCGCCGCCGCCTCTCTGGTGGGGCCCAGCTGGACACCGTCCTTCATCGCGGGACCGGAAGGCTGCGCGTTCTCGCCCAGCCCATCCACGGCGCGCCCCTGAGCGGGTTCGTCGGGGGCGTTGACTCTGGCCATGAGCTCGTCCGTGCTTATTCCCAGGGACGCGGCGGTCTGCTCCGCGCCCTTCTGCGTTACCCTCGCATGTCGGACGCCGCTCACCGCGCCCAGGGCCGTCTTCGGCAGGAAGGAGACGGCCATCGTCCCCACGGTCTGCGCAACGTCTTTGAGCAGTTCAAGAATTGGCTCATCGGAATCTATCGTGGGGTCGAGGGACTAAACGTGCCTGAGTGACGAGGTGCGCGGAGTTTTCACCTCCAAGAAGGCGTTGGCCGAGGGGAGTGGCCTGCCCCTGGACGTGCTGGCCGAGGCTCTGGGGATGGACGAGAACGGACTTGTCGCGTTTCTGGAGGGCATCGAGGGCGGCAAGCTGAAAAAGCCCGCCCCGCTGTTGGAGGTCAACACCGACACACTGAATGCCCTGGTGGATCGCCTGGGTGCCGAGGGCGCACGGTCGTACTTGAAGGACCGGGCGCGGTATCTGACGAAGCAACAGAAGGCGATCCAGCAGGAGTACGACAGGGACAAGAATAACGCTCAGGTCAAGGCCGACCTCGAAGCGGCGTATCGGGAGCAAAGGAAGATAGCGGACGGGCTCCGGGCTCTGGAGGGGACCTTGAAGGCGGAGGCAGATATCGCCCCCGAGGTCTCCATCGAGCCGGTGTCCCTGACCCCGGAGTCGGGGCGATCCATCGACGAGGCGGAAGACAGCGAGCTGCTGCTTACGGCGGACGGCTCGACGGAACTGGGGCGAATCGATGAAGACGTGGCGAAGGCCGCAGGGATCGCCGCCGGGGAGATACGCGCCAACGTCGGGGCCGTAAGACACGCAGAAGAGGGGCACGGGGGAGAGATTCTTGGGTCGGGGTATCCCGATGTCGAGACATTTTTCTTCGATGTCTTGTCCGCTTACGAGAGGGTCTATCGCGGAAGCAACGATTCTCTCCTGCTTACGAAGCCCCTTGGAGGGCACCATGCCGTTGCGGCCATAGAACTGGTCAATGAGGATGGGGTCTATCGGGCAAAAACAGGATGGACAATCCGGGAAAGGAAGCTCAATAAAAAGGAGCTGCTCTTCGCGAGGAGCGAACCGCTCGCCGCCGACCCCGGCGCCGGCGTGGTTTCGCGGACAGGCCCAAACGAAGACCGGGAAGGCACTGCCCCGACCGCAAAGCAGAAGAGCAACTCTGCGGCTACTGTACCACCCGGCAAGGCTAACGTCAATCCTATGCTCACCCTGTCCGAGGCCATGCGCCGAGGCTACGCGATGGCGGAGAAGTATGCCAGGGCGGCATTTAAAGCGGGGCGCGAGTTCGAGGCGGAAAGGCTGGCTGGATTCAAAGATAGGGCAGCCGAGAAACTGGACAGGCTTAAGGAGAAGGCGGCGGCGAAGCTGGAGGCGCAGACTCAGGAGGAGGAGAGCCAGGCTCAGGGGCAGACTCAGGTTCAGGGGCAGGCGGTCGATGGTCTAGGGGAGAATGGCGCCGAGGAGGACACGAACGTCTACCTCCCGGCGCAGGCGATAGAGAGCTACAACCAGGAGAACCCCGGCCTGCTGGAGGACTTGGGCATCGTCGTAGAGCCCGTCGAGGGGACGAGCGAGGTCCGGTTGACCGCCGAGCAGTACGAGGCATTGGAGGACGTTGCACCGGAGCTGGCCGAGGCCGTCAAGAACGATGTGCGGCGCGGCTCGAAGGGGATGACGACCCGCGAGGTCGGAGAGACGCTGAAGAAGAAGGCCGAAAGGCCCGCCTGGCGCACGGCGGAGGTCGATGGGATTACCAAAGAGCTGGAGCAGGAGGCGCTGGGTGCGGGGCTGGACAAGGCCGAGGCGCGACAGTGGAGCAAGATGGCCGGGAGCTTCATCGGCGTGACCTCCAAGCGGTACAACATCGCCCCGTCCGAGCTGGCAAAGATGAAGCTGCGCCAGGGGACGGAGGAGACGCAGGGCGAGAGCTTTGGGCAGCCGCCCTTGAACAACGATGTGGACCTGGGGGCAAGGGTCAACGTCGTTAAGGCTCAGAGGACAATGTCCGATGTGCCCTTCCATGAGCGAGACAAAGCATTTACGCCGGAGATGCGCGCCGAAATCGTGGAGCGCTTCCAGAACGGACAGGTGGTTAATGCTCATACCGGGTTAACTGTAACGCTGTCTAAAAAAGGTGGGTTAAAGCATATCCTCAGCACGGCCAGAAACACACATGGCGAAAGTGGGGATGCCTTGTATCAAGCTATTCCCTATCTTGACCAGATTGTCCGTGAAGCGTACCGCGTCGAAAGCCACGATGATCGAAAGCCCCCGGCAGGCAGGGTTGAGGGGGCTATCGGGAACCTGAAACAGGTCCACCGATTCCTTGCCCCTGTAGATTTTGGTGGAGAGAACGACCGTCACATCATGCTGCTTGTGACGAAAGAATATGAAACAGGCAAAACTGAAATAGAGGATATCAGCCTCTATGACATGCAGCACGCAAAAAAATTGTCCGGTCGCCCTTCCCAAAACGGCTCTGTGGGGACAGAGCAATCTTGGAACACTGGCGCCCCGGACAATATCAGTGTACGTGAATTAGTCGATGCTGTCAATGACGTGGAGGGCAGGCCGTACCTTTACGCCCCCGAGGGGGAGAAGTACGATCAGTCCGCCTACAACGGGAGCCCGGTCCTCTATGACAAGTTCGACATGAGCAAGGTGGGGAGCGGGAACGGGACGGCAAGCTACGGGTGGGGTGCGTACCTCTCCTCAGCCCGCGAAGTCGCAGAGCTCTATGTCCGTCTTGCCGGAGGGTTCGGCGAGAACGTTCAGGTTGCGAAGTTCGACATCCCCGAGAACGACGTGCTGCTGTCCTACGACAAAAGGTTCTCCGAACAACCGCAGAAGGTCAAGGACGCCTTGCAGCCCTATGCGGACGAGTACAAGCAAAGCGACGGTGAACGTGGCATCAAGATATACGACGTGTTCAGCGGCGCACAGATTCAGGAGAAGATCGCCGACGCCCTCAACGAGGGAAGGATAAGCGTCGAGGGCGGGTTGAACGGCCCCGTCGAAGCAAACTCCCGCGAGGTGTCGATGTTCCTGAACAGCCTGGGGATCCCCGGATTGCGCTACCTTGACGATGGCGGCAAGGGGGATAACTTCGTCATCTGGGATGAGAACGTGATACACATGTTGGAATGGGAGGTCAACGGCAGGGTTGAAACGTTTGCCCCCGCCCCGCAGACCTCAGCGCGCCAGAGCGAGGAGTACGACCCCGGCGATCCCAAGACGTGGCAGGAGGGGCCTGCCAGGGATGAGGCGCTGGCGCTCCAGGCGTGGCAGAACCTGGAGACTAACGAGGGGATCGAGACCTGGCCGGAGAGCCCGGAGAAGACGGAAGCGCTGGCCCTTGAAAAAGAGTACGATAAGATCGCAACATGGATTGAGAACCTGTCCCCTGAGGAGTTTACGCGGCGTTTGCAAAGCGACGACCCGGAGTTTACCCAAAAGAACGAGCGGGGAGTGGATATCGAGGAACGGCTTAATGCCCTGAGAAAAGGACTGCTGAAGAGGAGCCCCAAGGAGATCGAAAAGCGTCTGCTCCAGCTCATCGAGGCCGAGGAGGAGGCCGCGGCGCGGGAGGCGGAGGCCGCGGCGCGGGATGCGGAGGAGTACTACCAGATCATTGGCAAGCGCAGGGCGAAAGCCTTGGACAAAGCCAAGGAGGGCACGGTCCGCCTCGACAACCTGAACGTCGCCCGCGAAATGGAGCAGTCCGGGAAGGACGCCAAGACGATTCGTCTGGCTACAGGCTGGGAGCGCGGCGCAGACGGGAAGTGGCGGTACGAGATTCCGGACGGAACCTTCCGGCACGAGGGGTTCATCAGCAACTCAGACCTGCTGGAGTTCCGCGAGCTCGAAAGGAAATTCATTGACGGGGATATCACAGAAGGAGAACAGGCCAGGCTTAAAGAGCTGACGCCTATCGTCCGGGAGACAAGGAAGCCTTCCCGGCTCTCCGATTTTTACGACGCCCCGGAGCTTTACGCGGCGTACCCGGAATTGGCGGACATCAGCGTCAAGTTCCAGGACAGGTATGGGGAGGGTAAGGGGAGCTATAGCCCATCCGAGAACACAATTTCACTCGATATGGACCTCCGGGGGGATGCCGCCAAGACGGTGCTTGTCCATGAGATTCAGCACGCGATACAGCGCATCGAGGGATTCGCTCGCGGCGGGAGCCCCTCGGAGATGTGGCTTGGACAGGCCAGGAAACACACGCTGAAGATTTACAAAGAACTACGGGCCCCCCTGAGCCTCGAAGAGTACGCGAAAAACGCCTGGCAGACCGATGAGGTCACAGACGAAATACGCAGGGGCTATAAGGAATATCTGAAGACAGCGACAAGCAGAGAAGCGGACCGCGCTGCACAGGAAGGGGCAGGACGAAAGGCTTACCACCATCTTGGCGGAGAAGTCGAGGCCCGCAACGCCGAGAAGCGCACACGCCTGAGCAACGAAGAACGCAAAGAGCGTTTGCTGACCGAAACAGAGGACGTAGCACGGGAAGATCAGATCATCCTGGAAGAGATGATGGATTCGGAGATGGCGTACTCCGTGCGGCGCGGCCCTCTCACCTTCAAGCTGACGGGCAAGTCCGTATCTGCGGAGTACATGGCGGCGCTGGAGAAGCTGGAGGCTGGAGAGCCCGTCGCTGCGGAGGAGTACAGCGCCATCCCTGAGATTCAGGACGCGAGGGGCAGGACGGCCACGGGCTCGACGCTGGGCATGCCGGGCCGCGAGGCTATCCGAAAGCAGGTCTATGACAAGCTCATGAGCTACGGCTCCGCGGTGACGGAGGTCGT
This sequence is a window from uncultured Fretibacterium sp.. Protein-coding genes within it:
- a CDS encoding LPD23 domain-containing protein → MRGVFTSKKALAEGSGLPLDVLAEALGMDENGLVAFLEGIEGGKLKKPAPLLEVNTDTLNALVDRLGAEGARSYLKDRARYLTKQQKAIQQEYDRDKNNAQVKADLEAAYREQRKIADGLRALEGTLKAEADIAPEVSIEPVSLTPESGRSIDEAEDSELLLTADGSTELGRIDEDVAKAAGIAAGEIRANVGAVRHAEEGHGGEILGSGYPDVETFFFDVLSAYERVYRGSNDSLLLTKPLGGHHAVAAIELVNEDGVYRAKTGWTIRERKLNKKELLFARSEPLAADPGAGVVSRTGPNEDREGTAPTAKQKSNSAATVPPGKANVNPMLTLSEAMRRGYAMAEKYARAAFKAGREFEAERLAGFKDRAAEKLDRLKEKAAAKLEAQTQEEESQAQGQTQVQGQAVDGLGENGAEEDTNVYLPAQAIESYNQENPGLLEDLGIVVEPVEGTSEVRLTAEQYEALEDVAPELAEAVKNDVRRGSKGMTTREVGETLKKKAERPAWRTAEVDGITKELEQEALGAGLDKAEARQWSKMAGSFIGVTSKRYNIAPSELAKMKLRQGTEETQGESFGQPPLNNDVDLGARVNVVKAQRTMSDVPFHERDKAFTPEMRAEIVERFQNGQVVNAHTGLTVTLSKKGGLKHILSTARNTHGESGDALYQAIPYLDQIVREAYRVESHDDRKPPAGRVEGAIGNLKQVHRFLAPVDFGGENDRHIMLLVTKEYETGKTEIEDISLYDMQHAKKLSGRPSQNGSVGTEQSWNTGAPDNISVRELVDAVNDVEGRPYLYAPEGEKYDQSAYNGSPVLYDKFDMSKVGSGNGTASYGWGAYLSSAREVAELYVRLAGGFGENVQVAKFDIPENDVLLSYDKRFSEQPQKVKDALQPYADEYKQSDGERGIKIYDVFSGAQIQEKIADALNEGRISVEGGLNGPVEANSREVSMFLNSLGIPGLRYLDDGGKGDNFVIWDENVIHMLEWEVNGRVETFAPAPQTSARQSEEYDPGDPKTWQEGPARDEALALQAWQNLETNEGIETWPESPEKTEALALEKEYDKIATWIENLSPEEFTRRLQSDDPEFTQKNERGVDIEERLNALRKGLLKRSPKEIEKRLLQLIEAEEEAAAREAEAAARDAEEYYQIIGKRRAKALDKAKEGTVRLDNLNVAREMEQSGKDAKTIRLATGWERGADGKWRYEIPDGTFRHEGFISNSDLLEFRELERKFIDGDITEGEQARLKELTPIVRETRKPSRLSDFYDAPELYAAYPELADISVKFQDRYGEGKGSYSPSENTISLDMDLRGDAAKTVLVHEIQHAIQRIEGFARGGSPSEMWLGQARKHTLKIYKELRAPLSLEEYAKNAWQTDEVTDEIRRGYKEYLKTATSREADRAAQEGAGRKAYHHLGGEVEARNAEKRTRLSNEERKERLLTETEDVAREDQIILEEMMDSEMAYSVRRGPLTFKLTGKSVSAEYMAALEKLEAGEPVAAEEYSAIPEIQDARGRTATGSTLGMPGREAIRKQVYDKLMSYGSAVTEVVDGQKRTVYNGEVRNDRRADIIIGLPASGKSSALVDPISSKYKSMLIDSDEAKKLIPEFDDGFGAGFVHEESKAVVSRVYEDATDEGRNVVIPIVGSNYTKLEKDYINLLRQKGYKVYVHMADINPNVAAGRNLRRFAETGRFVDLEATSFKYGNKPREVFERVKKKGIADGYSRIDTTVFPGRQVEGTEDISHDRGDLRERRGGVPQGAHEVQGRESSQAGAAGGAAAGLGAERAGGTSREGTAPRGVSAHPSDINARLTVQPDGVSLIEFFKNANRSSSFHELAHHMFRVIYELSGRDGVAPQLIEDVNTILREAGVTREEFDADTNGARTRVHEFFARGFEVYISEGKAPSKELRGVFRRLRAWMIEVYHDVVQALGIELSDEMRGVYDRLLAMPEEIDAETTIRELAVEEAALKEEIQRHEQEARERANAVKAAYREGVKVGREAEAEKLTEFKEKAAERLAESKDRAAEKLGRVKEEAAGKLDELEVKRRLQLGSERAKAQMRIAALKQKLQERQKLKKEVNKLVKGINKMAKSESIAWTRHKELEKLLADYDLKKRRQETLDIRAELEEYLKENPEAADTMNAADLKYLGTRTLNDMTLGDLRTLNEQIQQIYDRGKEEYKVWDLERTERRDTIHSELVAVLKKRKTNLPKIVTKAEDIKKQYKGITGKLAKAKDWAYAATLGPDRFFDWLDKGATDYTGAFVRYLVDEVNKQRDVALRHIFERRKWMEDRLKPLGFRMSDFTRIAATVEGKDFTWDDIMEIYIGMRNDKKGRAILYGNLKNVSDPEGTAAYLIGLLTENHKKAAELVVEDHNRNVDRIEAGLIDAFQKGMDRETDYTSIHRLEHLSSMGLIDAESAEALTDGMADAGVLRRVEDGFMKKRVEIKDENQTPIKLGLFNNWHEDVSRHEHSAAMASTARDLAGALLMRNPVDGQTIGRMVKERFGDEAWRALVDFVNTNVTDDARLAHTLLDGMSNTMMKNMAIAYLAGNLGTVLKQTTSIPRFLITAGPHRMLVSIAQFLTQGPKFLEKVYELDPLTGWCRCS